One Deltaproteobacteria bacterium genomic window, TCGGGCGTGAGGGCGTAGATGTCCTTGTCGAGCGGGTTGCCGGGGTTGAGGCGTCGCTCGACGCCATCGAGGCCGGCCATCAGCATCGCCGAGAAGGCGATGTAGCCGTTGCAGGCCGGATCCGGGAAGCGGACCTCGATGCGCTTGGCCTTGGGCGACGGCGAGTACATCGGGATGCGCACGCCCGCGGAGCGGTTGCGGCTCGAGTACGCGAGGTTGATCGGCGCCTCGAAGCCGGGCACCAAGCGGTGATAGGAGTTGGTGGTCGGGCAGGTGAAGGCGGCGAGCGCCGGCGCGTGCTTCAGGATGCCGCCGATGTAGTGCATGGCGAGCTCGCTCATGCCGCCGTACTTGTCGCCGGCGAAGAGCGGCTTCTCGCCCTTCCAGATCGACTGGTGGGTGTGCATGCCGCTGCCGTTGTCGCCGAAGATCGGCTTCGGCATGAAGGTCGCGGTCTTGCCGTAGCGGCGCGCGACGTTCTTGACGACGTGCTTGTACCACATGAGCGCGTCGCCCATCTTGACGAGCGACAGGAAGCGCAGGTCGATCTCGGCCTGCCCGGCGGTTGCCACCTCGTGGTGGTGCTTCTCGACCCGGTAGCCGAGCTTCTCGAGCTCGCGCACCATCTCGCCGCGGATGTCCTGCTGGGTATCCGTCGGCTGCACGGGGAAGTAGCCCTCCTTGTAGCGGGGCTTGTAGCCGAGGTTCTTGCTCGCGACGACCTGGCCGCTGCGGTCGTTCAGCGTGTCCGACTCTCGACCCGTGTTCCACTGCCCCTCGGCGGAGTCGATCAGGTAGAAGCCCGTGTGCTGGTTCTGCTCGTACCGGACCTCGTCGAAGACGAAGAACTCGGGCTCGGGCCCGAAGTAGGCGACGTCGCCGATGCCGGTCGATTTGAGATACGCCTCGGCCTTGCGCGCGATGTTGCGCGGGTCGCGCGAGTAGTCCTCCTTGGTGACCGGGTCGACGATGTTGCAGATCAGGCTGAGCGTCGGCAGCGCCGTGAACGGGTCCATCACCGCGGTGGTGGGATCCGGGACGACCAGCATGTCCGAGGCGTGGATCGGCTGCCAGCCGCGGATCGACGAGCCGTCGAACCCGTTGCCCTCCTCGAACAGCTCCTCGGTCAGCTCGCTGGGTGGGATCGTGAAATGCTGCCAGATGCCGAGCAGGTCGAGGAACTTCAGGTCCACGGCCTCGATCTTGTTGTCCTTCGCGAACTTCAGCACGTCCTTTGATGTCTGGGTTGCCATACCGAGCCCCTCCTCCGGCTCAAAAGTTAGATCGCGTCGCCGCCTCGCTCTCCCGTGCGGATGCGAACCACCTCCTCGATCGGCAGGACGAAGATCTTCCCGTCGCCGATCCGCCCCGTCTTTGCTGCCTTCTCGATCGTTTCCACCACGTCCGTCACCTGCTCGTCGCGCACGATGATCTCGAGTTTCACCTTCGGCAGGAAATCGACGACGTACTCGGCCCCCCGGTAGAGCTCGGTGTGCCCCTTCTGCCGTCCGAAGCCCTTCACTTCGCTCACGGTGATGCCCTGCACCCCGATGGCGGAGAGGCTCTCCTTCACCTCGTCGAGCTTGAACGGTTTGATGATCGCCTCGACCTTCTTCATGGATGCCTCCGCGCGCCCGGGATGCGGGCCACTCGTTTATGCCACGCCGTCGTTCCTTGTAAAGATCGTCGCCTTCACTCCGCCACCTTGGCGGCGAGCGCGGCGGGATGCTCGATCGACCGCGCCGCGAACGCGCTCTGCCCGATCGGCCCGTAGCCGCCCGCGCCGAACACGTAGGCGCTCTCGCCGTGCTGCGAGAGATCGAGCCCCGCGAACTCGTCGTCGTCGGCGGCGCGCAGCCCGCCCGTCACCGCGCTGGTGATCGCCAGGCACGCGAGCGAGCCGGCGATGGCGAGCCCGTAGGAGACGAGCACGGCGAGCACCTGGTTCCCGAGGAGTCCCCACTGCCCCGAGATGAAGAGCCCTTCGCTCACCGCCGGACCCTTGGGCGCGAAGACGTCGGGATTGATGCGCGCCGTCGCCCACAGCCCCGTGGCGATCGCGCCCCACGTGCCGCCCACGCCGTGCACGCCGACGACGTCGAGGGCGTCGTCGTACCAGCCGAGCGCGGCCTTCAGGTTGCACGCCGAGTAGCAGAGGACGCCGGCCACCGCGCCGATGACGAGGGCCGGCATCGGCTCGACGAAGCCCGACGCCGGCGTGATGGCGACGAGGCCGGCGACCGCGCCGCTCGCCGCCCCGAGCACCGTCGGCTTCCCCTTGCCGAGCCACTCGGCGCCCATCCACGAGAGCGCCGCGGCGGCCGTCGCGGTGTTGGTGGCGACGAAGGCGCTGGTCGCGAGCGCGTTCGCGGCCACGGCGCTGCCCGCGTTGAAGCCGAACCAGCCGACCCAGAGGAGCGCGGCGCCCGTCACCGTCAGGGGCAGGTTGTGCGGCGGCATGGGCTCGCTGCCGAAGCCGAGACGCTTGCCGATCACGATCGCGCAGACGAGCGCCGACGTCCCGGAGCTGATGTGCACGACGGTGCCGCCCGCGAAGTCGAGCGCGCCCCAGACCTTGCCGACGAGGCCGCCCGTGCCCCACACCATGTGCGCGAGCGGGTCGTAGACGAGCGTCGCCCAGAGCAGCGAGAAGACGACGAAGGCGCTGAACTTCATGCGCTCGGCGAACGCGCCGGTGATGAGCGCGGGCGTGATGATGGCGAACATCGCCTGGTAGATCATGTAGGTCTGGTGCGGGATGGTCGGCGCGTAGTCGGCGTTGGGCGTGAGGCCGACATGCCGGAGCCCCAGCCACTCGAGCCCACCGACGACGTGGCCGTGGTCGGGCCCGAACGCCAGGCTGTAGCCCCACAGCACCCACTGCACGCTGATCAGCGCCATCATGATGAAGCTCTGCATGACGACGCTGAGCGTGTTCTTGCTGCGCACGAGTCCGCCGTAGAAGAGCGCGAGCCCCGGCGCCGTCATCATGAGGACCAGCGCCGACGAGGTGAGCATCCACGCGGTGTCGCCGGAGTCGATCTTGGGGACCTCGTCGGCGAGCGCCGGAGCCGCGCGGCCGAGAATTCCCACGGCCGCCACGAACAGGCCCGTACGCCACGGCAGCGTTGCCCTGCACGACCGATTGGTGATCGCCATGCTGGTCCCCCTGCTCGCCTTGATGCGAGCAGCAACCCTGGTGCCACGGTCGAGGGCTCGGTGGCAAGAGAAGGGGAACCAGGGACGTGGTCGGCGAAAACCCGCGATGCCCAAGCCGTGGGCGGCGCCTGCTTTTTGTGCAGCGGGAGGTCTGTACCGACGTGGAGCCGGCGGGGGCTTCGCGGGCAGGAAGCCCGCGACCGGAGCGACGTCAGACCCGCAGCCGACCCCGCTGGCGGCGTTCCTTCCGCCGCTGCGCCAGTCGCGCGAGACCCCAGCCCGCGAGCATGCCGGCGATGAGCGCCGTCCAGGGGACGCCGGCCACGCCGTCCGCGGCCGGGTCGGCGGATGCAGCCGGGAGCCGCTCGTCGAGGCGGCGGGAAAGGTCTCGGTCCACGGTCGCCAGCCGCTCGAGCTCGGTGCGCAACCGTTCGATGTCCGCCGCCGTCGCGGGCTCCGGACGGTCACGAAGCGCATCAAGGTCGGCTCGGAGCGCACGGACCTCGTCGAGAAGTCCGGCGGCTCCCGAGCCGGAGTCCGCCACCCGAGCCCCGCCCGGCGCGACGTCGACCGCGGTCGCCATCGCGCGCCTGGCCGGAACGGGTGCGCCCGCGAAACCCACCGCGAGCGCCAAGCCGAGGGACCGGCTCCAGCCCTTCACTCGAGAGCGCCTCCAGAAGGCCCTTCTCCCCCGCGGCGCACCACGACAGTCGGGGTGACTGGATTTGAACCAGCGGCTCCTGCGTCCCGAACGCAGTGCTCTTCCAGGCTGAGCTACACCCCGTGCAGGAACGCCGTGGGAGAGTAGTCGCTGTTAACACACCCGCTCCAGAAAAGGAAGGTCGCGGTGGGTGCTGAGACGGGCCGTTTCACCGGCGCGTTCACGGCAGCCCGGCACCGTGCGGGTTCCTGCGTCTTTCCGCCCGGCATGCGGCTTGCCTTTGCGGACCGGCCAGCGGCGCCGCGGGGGCGCCAGAAGGAGGTGGAGATGCAACGGATCAGCAAGGCGGTGGTGGCGGGGCTCCTCTGCGGGCTCATGCTCGTCGGGTCCGGGCGCGGCGCCGTCGCCGCCGGCGCCGCGCCGGTCGAAGAGGGACGCCGCGTCGACCTGAACACGGCGAGCGCGGAAGAGCTCGCGCGGCTCCCCGGCATCGGGCCGGCGAAGGCGCAGGCGATCATCGAGCACCGCGCGCAGGAGCCCTTCGCGAAGCCCGAGGACCTGATCAAGGTCAAGGGGATCGGCGAGAAGCTCTACGACCGGCTGAAGGACCAGATCACCGTGGGCGAGCAGAAGCCCGTTTCCAAGGGCCGCGGCGGCTGAGCCGCGGCGTGTGGCCGGAACCGGGGGCGGGCCGAAAACGAGGGCGGGCGGCCCGTCCCCCCGGCCTGACGTCAGCGCGCGCCGCCGCGCAGCGCGCGGATCGCGGCGGCGTAGTCGTGGGACTCGAAGACGGCCGATCCCGCGACCAGGACGTCCGCACCGGCCTCCGCCGCGAGCGAGGCGTTGTGAGGCTTGATGCCGCCGTCCACCTCGATGAGGAAGCGGGTGCCCGTCTCGGAGCGCAGCCGCCGCGCCGCGGCGAGCTTCTCCAGCGACCCCTCCACGAACACCTGCCCGCCCCAGCCGGGATTCACGCTCATGACCAGCAGCAGATCGATCAGCTTCATGAACGGCCGCACCTGCTCGAGCGGCGTCGGTGGGTTGAGCGCGAGGCCGGGCCGGGCGCCGGCCGCCCGGATCGCGGCGAGCGTGGCCGGGACGTCGGTCTCGGCCTCGACGTGCACCGTGACGCCGGTCGCGCCGGCGCGCACGAACTCGGAGACGTGGCGCTCGGGGTGTTGAATCATGAGGTGCACATCGAGGGGCAGCGTCGTGGCGCGGCGCAGCGCCTCGACCACCGCTGGCCCGACGGTGATCGGCGGCACGAAGTGTCCGTCCATGACGTCGACGTGGAGCCAGTCGGCGCCGGCGGCGGCGGCCGCTCGCACCTCGTCCGCGAGCCGGCCGAAGTCGGCCGACAGGATGGAGGGCGCGATCGCCGGCACGACCGTCGTGTAACGGAAGGTCGCCTGCGATTCCAGGGCAATGTCCCGTGCTTCAGTCGCGCGCGCGCAGGCGGGCCGCGAAGAAGCCGTCCAGGCCGTGGAGGTGGGGCAGGGTGCGGAAGAACCCCTTGCCGTCGGCGAGCGGAGCCGCGGCCGGCGGCAGATGGTCGCGGACATCCTCGACCACCAGGCGCGGATGGGCCGCCGACAGCGCGGCGACGACCTGCTCGTTCTCCTCGGACGCGAGGGTGCACACGGCATAGACGAGGACACCGTGCGGCCGGACGAGGGGCGCAACGCCGGCGAGGATCTCCCGCTGGAGCGCCGCGAAGCGTGGAATGTCCTCCGGCCGCCGGCGCCAGCGGAGCTCGGGGTGACGGCGCAGCGTGCCGAGGCCGCTGCACGGCGCGTCCACCAGCACGGCGTCGAACGAGCCGGCGAGGGGCGGATGCCGCGCGTCGCCCGCGGCGGCCACGACGGTGCGGGCGCCGAGGCGCGTCGTCTCCACGAGCACCCGGCGGAGGCCGCCGGGGCGCCTGTCGAGCGCGAGGACGAAGGCCTCCGCCCCGAGCAGCTCCGCGACGTGCGCGGTTTTTCCTCCCGGCGCGGCGCAGGCATCGAGCACCCGCATCCCGGGCTCGAGGCCGAGGAGCGGCGCGATCAGCTGCGAGGCCTCGCCCTGGAAGGCGAAGCGGCCCTCGTGCCAGGCGCCGAGCGCGCGCAGCCGCGCGGCGCCGTGCTCGACCAGAAGCCCGCCCGGCGCCCACGGGCCCGGCGTCGTGGAGAGGCCGTCGGCCGCGAGCTCCGCCTGGAGCGCGTCCCTCGTCGTGACGGTCCGATTGGCACGCAGCGCCGTCGGCGCCCGCTCGTTGTTGGCCGCGAGCAGCGCGGGCAGCGCCTCCGCGCCGAATTCGTCGGCCCAGCGGGCGACCAGCCAGCGCGGATGCGACCACTCGACGGCGAGGCGTCCGAGCGGATCGCCGGCGGCGGGCGGGAGCGCGAGGCCGGCAGCGCCCAGCGCCGCAGCGCGCCGGAGGACCGCATTGACGAGCCCGCTCGCTCCCGCCCCTGCCGTGCGGGCCAGCCGGACACTGGCGTCGACCGCCGCATAGGCCGGCACGCGGTCGAGAAAGAGGAGCTGGTAGAGGCCGAGACGGAGCGCGGCGCGGACGGGCGCATCGAGACGGTCGACCGCCGTGTCGCGCACGAGCTGGGCCAGGTGGGCGTCGAGGCGGCCCTGCCAGGCGAGGGTCCCGTAGACGAGCCGCGTCGCCAGTGCCTGCTCGCGCGGCGGAAGGGGCGTGTCGGCGAGCCGGCGCGCGAGCAGGACGTCGGCAAAGGCCGCGGTGCTCTCGACCCGGATGAGGACTTCGAAGGCGAGACGCCGGGCGTCGGTCGCCGCCGTCCTCACGCGGCGCCGAGGCATGTGCCGGGCGGCACGGGATGGCCGGCGAGGAAGTCGGCCGCCGCGAGCCGGCGCCTCCCCTCGAGCTGCACCTCGAGCAGCCGGAGCCGACCCGCGCCCGTCATGACCAGGATGCCACCGGGGCCGGTGTCGAGCACCGCGCCGGGCGGCGCGGCGGCCGGCCCCGGCTCGGGAACCGCGCGGTGCACCTTCAGGACGCGCCCGCCGAACGTGGTGAACGCCGAGGGGACGGGGGCGAAGGCTCGCACGACGCGCGCCAGCTCTTCCGCGGGCCGCCACCAGTCGAGCCGGCCCTGCTCGCGCTCGATGCGTGGCGCGAAGGTGACGCCTTCGGTCGGCTGCGGGCGCGGACGCAGCGTGCCCTTCTGGAGGCCGTCGATCGCCTCGGCCAGCGCCGCGGCGCCGAGATGGGCGAGCCGGTCGCCGAGGGTGCCGGCGGTGTCGTCGTCGGCGATCGGCGTCTGCCGCTCGAGGAGGATGTCCCCGGCATCCATCTCCTCGTTCATCACCATGATGGCGACGCCGGTCACCCGGTCGCCGGCCAGGATCGCCCACTGGACCGGCGCGGCGCCGCGGTGTCTGGGCAGCAGCGAGGCGTGGACGTTGATCGCGCCGTGCGGCGGGATGTCGAGCACCGGCCGCGGCAGGATCTTCCCGTACGCCGCGACGACGATCAGATCGGGTGCGAGCCGCCGGAGCTGTTCCTGGAACACGGCATCCCGCACGCGCTCCGGCTGGAGCACCGGGACACCGTGGGCGAGGGCCAGCCGTTTGGTTTCCGGTGCGACGAGCGCGAGTCCGCGGCCGCGCGGCCGGTCGGGCTGAGAGACGACCGCCACCACCGGGTCGGGGCGGGCAAGCAGATGCTCGAGGATCGGGCACGCGAAGGCGGGCGTGCCCATGAAGACGATGCGCCAGGGGGTCACGGCTCTGCCGCGCCCCGCCGGTTAGATGAGGACGGGGCGCGCTCCGGTCGCGCCCTTCCGCCCCTGCCGCTCGAGCTTGCGCCGCCGAGCGCGGTAGAGGTCGCGCTTCAGCCGCGAGAGACGGTCGAGGAAGAGCTTGCCCTCCAGATGATCGATCTCGTGCTGCAGCGCGACCGCGAGCAGCTCCTCGCCCTCGACCTCGACCTCCTGCTCCTCGGGCGTCCAGGCGCGCACCAGGACGCGGCGCGCGCGCGTCACGGGCGCCGTGAGATCCGGCACCGAGAGGCAGCCCTCCTCCCAGACGATGGTGCCCTCGCGCTCGACGATCTCGGGGTTGATGAGCTTCAGGAGGCGCTTCCCCGGCGACTCGTCCTCGTCGTGCACGTCGAGCACGATGACGCGCTGGCTGACGCCCACCTGGGTCGCGGCGAGGCCGACGCCCGGCGCGGCGTACATCGTCTCGGTCAGGTCCTCTATCAGCCGCACCACGTCGGAGCCGATACACGCCACCGGGGCAGCGCGCTGCTTGAGGAGCGAGTCTGGGTAGGCGAGTATCGGACGGAGGGGCATGGCGGGGCGAGGCGGGCCAACTCCGATTCATAACATGCTGTACGGATCGACATCAACGGCGAGCCGGACGTGCGCGCGGCCGAGCGCGGGTCCGCAGGCGGCGGCGAGCCGCGCGAGCGCGCGCAGCGCGCGCACGTCGGGCGCGCGCAGGAGGATCTGCCAGCGATACCGGCCGCGCACCCGCTCCACGGGCGGCGGCGCGGGGCCGAGGACCGCGTCGTCGGCGAGCTGGAGGGCGCGCGCCTGGCGGCGGAGCCGCGCCGCGACCTCGCGCGCGGCGTGCTCGACGCGCGCGCCGTCGCGACCCTCGAGCCGGAGGTTCACCAGGCGCGAGAAGGGCGGGTAGCCGAGCGCCCGGCGCCGCTCGAGCTCCCGCGCCATGAAGCCCGCGTAGTCGTGCGTCGCGGCGGCGGCGACGCTCGGATGCTCGGGACGGAAGGTCTGCACGATCACCCGGCCGGGCGCGTCGCCGCGGCCGGCGCGCCCGGCCACCTGCACGAGGAGCTGGAAGGTACGCTCGGCGGCGCGGAAGTCGGGGACGTTGAGCGAGAGGTCGGCGAGCAGCACCGCGACCAGCGTCACGCCGGGCACGTCGTGACCCTTGCTCACCATCTGCGTGCCCACGAGGATATCGGTGTCGCCCGACTGCCAGCTCCCGAGGATGCGTCGCTGCGCACCCGGCCGCTGGGCGGCGTCGCGGTCCAGCCGCTCGACGGCGGCGAGCGGGTGGACCGCGCGCAGCGCGGCCTCGATCTGCTCCGTGCCGACGCCGAACGCGGCCAGCGGCGGTCCCCCGCAGGCGGGGCACGCCGGCGGCGGGCGACGGCGATGATGGCAGTGATGGCACACCAGCGCGCGCGCCGCCCGGTGCCAGGTGAGCGTCACGCTGCAGTGCGGGCAGGTCGCCGCCACGCCGCACGCCGGGCACTGGAGGTAGGCGGCGAAGCCGCGGCGGTTGAGGAAGACGAGCGTCTGCTCGCCGCGGGCGAGGTTCGCGGCGAGCGCCGCACTGAGCTCGTCGGTCAGCAGCCCCGGCGGTCGCCCGCGCAGACGCACGAGCTCGATCGGCGGCAGCGGGTGGGCGGTCGGCCGGTCGGGCAGCTCGAGGAGCACGTGGCGGCCGTCACGGGCGGCCTGGTAGCTCTCGGCCGACGGCGTCGCCGAGGCCAGCACCACCACGGCGCGGGCCAGGCGGGCGCGCACGATGCCCACGTCGCGCGCGTTGTAGCGCAGCCCGTCCTCCTGCTTGTAGGCCGGGTCGTGCTCCTCGTCGACGACCACGAGGCCGAGCCGCGGCAGCGGCGCGAAGACGGCCGAGCGCGCGCCGACCACCAGCCGTGCGCCGCCGTGGCGGACCCGCCGCCACTCGTCCCAGCGTTCGCGCGGCCCGAGCCCGCTGTGCAGGACGGCCAGCGCGTCGCCGAAGCGGGCGCGCACGCGGTCCACGAGCTGATGCGTGAGCGCGATCTCCGGCACCAGCAGCAGCACGTCGCGCCCGGCGGCGAGGGTGTGCTCGGCGGCGGCGAGGAAGACCTCCGTCTTGCCGCTGCCCGTGACGCCGTGCAGCAGGAAGGACGCCGCGTCTCTGGACGCGATGGCCGCGGCGATGGCGTCGAGCGCGCTCCGCTGGGCCGGTGCGAGCGCGGGCCGCGGCGCTGCGGTTTCCGCACCCGGTGGGCGTCGGCGCGGGCGGAGCCCCGCTTCGGCCAGCCCGGCCGCGACCAGCGCCCGTACGGCCGGCGCGTCGAGCCCGCCGGCGCGCGCCGCCTGGCCGCCGAGCTCACCGCCAGGCGCGGCGCACAGCACCCGGTAGGCGCGGGCGCGCGCCGGGGCACGGCGCGCGAGGGCCGCTTCCTCCTCGGGCGTGAGCCGGCGCAGCAGGCGGACGACGCGTTCGCGGCCGGGAGCCGGCAGGGCCACGGGGACGACGGCGGCGAGTACCTCGGCGAGCGAGGCCAGGTAGTAGCCGGCCGTCCAGCGGCAGAGCTCGAGCAGGTCGGGCGGCACGAAGGGATCCGCGTCCAGCACGTCGAGGATGGGGCGGAGCTCGCCGGGTGGCGCGACGTCGACGAAGCCGGCCACCACGCCCGTGCGCGTCTGCCGCCCGAGCGGCATGCGGACCCGCATGCCGGGTCGGACGAGCGGGCGCAGCGGCTCGGGCACGCGATAGGTGAAGAGGTCGTGCAGCGGCACGGGCGGGAGCGGTGCAATTTGGACGAGGCCGTGCATCCCTGGCCAGCGTGTTAGAGACGACGCTCCCGCCTGTCAATTTTCGGACGCGTCACGAACACACCCCGCTGCCACGAATTGAACGCTCGCGTTGCAGCCGCTCGCCGAGAAACGTGTGGTTTCCGGGCTTCCGGGGGTGGCACCTCGCTTGCTCCTCGACGGGCAGCCCCTCCTTTCTGCACACGAGAAGACCTGGCCGCGATGGGCGCGGCCGGGTCTTCTCGTTTCTGGGCTCCGCTCGTCGCCGGAACGCCGGCACGTGGGTTGCACATCCTGCCCGCCCGACGCGAGCGAGTGGGAGAAAACACTCGCAACATTAGCTAACTATGCTTTGACAAGCCGTAGGGCCGGGCGCATACTCGCCGCGGGGTTCAGGTCGCGGGCGCCTGCCAGGCTCGAGGGGGTTGGTTGTGGAGATGAGGAGGATCAGGCCTTGGCGCCAGCAGAAGGTGTGACCCCGCGCTCGCTCGTCCGGCGCGTCCTCGCCGCCAAGCTCTCGAATCCCTTTCGCCGCGCGGCCGGGTTTCTCGTGCTGGACATCGGGTCTAGCAGCGTGAAGCTGGCCGAGGTGCACCATGGTCCCAGCGGACCGCGGCTCGCGACCCTCGACATGGCCCCCCTGCCCCCCACCGTGGTGCAGTCGAACGTGGTGCAGGACGAGGGGCCGGTGGTCGATGCCGTCCGGGCCATCATGGCGCGCCGCGGCGTGCAGGCGCGGCAGGTGATCACGGCCGTGCCCGGGCCCGCGGTCATGGTGAAGAAGGTCCTGCTGCCCGCCCAGACCGGCGCGGCGGTCGAATCGGCGGTGCTCGCCGAGGCGGGGCACTTGATCCCGGACTCCCTCGACAACGTCAACCTCGACTACCAGGTCATCGACCTGATCGAGGCCGGCAACAAGATGGAGGTCCTGGTCGTCGCGGTGAAGAAGGAGATCATCAACAGCTACACCAACGCCATCCGCGCGGCCGACCTGGAGCCGGTCGTGGTCGATGTGGACTACTTCGCGCTCGAGAACATGTTCGAGCTGAACTACGACCCGCCCGGGGGGCACCCCCTGGCGCTGGTCAACATCGGCGCCCGCTACTCCTCGATCAACATACTCAAGAACGGCCGCTCGACCTTCACGGGAGATGTCCCGGTCGGAGGGGCCGAGTACAACGACGCGCTCGTCCGCCAGCTCGGGGTGTCCCCGGCGGACGCCGAGGCGCTGAAGCAGGGGCGGGCCGCCGGCGGCGCCGACCCGGCCGCGGCCGAGCAGGTCCTCGCCTCGGTCACCGAGCTCATCGTCGAGGAGATCCAGCGCGCGCTCAGCTTCTTCTGGACCGCCGCCACCGACGAGCCGCTCGGCGCCGTCTTCCTCTCCGGCGGGCCGGCACGCATGCCCGGGCTGTCCGCCGAGCTCAAGCAACGGCTCGACTGCGTGGTCGAGGTGGCGGATCCCTTTCGCCGCGCGCAGGTGGAGCGCCGGGTCGACCGGCTGCTCATCGAGGCGAGCGGCCCGTCCCTCGCCATTGCCGTCGGCCTGGCCACCCGCCGTCCGGGGGACAAATGATCCGCATCAACCTGCTGCCCGCCGAGGACGCGGCGCGCGCCGCGGGGCGCCGCCACGACCTGGCGCTCGGGGTGCTCGTGCTCGCCATGGCCACCTTCGGGCTCATCGTCGCCCACACCTGGCAGCGCGCGCGGGTCGTCGTTGCCGAGCGCGAGCAGCGGCGCATCACGCAGGAGCTGGTCGCGATTCAGGGACCGTACGCCGACGTGACGCGCATGGAGCAGCAGAAGCAGGAGCTGCGCGAGAAGCTGCGCGTGATCGCCGAGCTGGAGGCACGGAAGGTCGGTCCCGTGCGCCTGCTCGAGGACCTCTCGGGTGCGACGCCCGACAAGCTCTGGCTCCTGGAATTCGCCGACACCGGCGGCGCGGTGAAGATCTCTGGGCTCGGCGTCGACGAGCAGACGGTGGCGGACTTCCTGCGCCGGCTCGCGAGCTCACCGTACTTCCGGCGGATCGACCTCGAGGAGACGAGCCAGGTGGACCAGGACGGCATCAAGCACAAGAAGTTCGTGATCAGCGGCGAGATCGACTACACGGGCGGCGGCCCGCGCGGGGCGACCGAGGCGTCCGCCGCCAGGCCCGGCAAGGGCCCGGGAGCGGGACGATGATCCTCGGGGTGCTCGACGACGTGCTCGATCGGCCAACCGGGCAGAAGCTCGGGCTCCTCGCCGGCGTCATCGTCGCCGTCGCGGTGCTCGACTGGCAATACTGGTACGGCCCGCAGGCGCGCGCCCTCACCGAGGCGCAGAGCCGCGTCACCGAGCGGCGTCTCGAGCTCGAGGGCAAGCGGGCGAAGGCGAACGCGCGCGCCGAGGCCGAGCGCCAGCTCCGCGATCTGACGGCCGAGCTGCGCCGCGCCCAGGCCCGGCTCCCCGACCAGCGCGAGATCGCCGACCTGCTCTCGAGCATCGCGGCGAGCGGGCGCTCCGCGGGCCTCGAGATCACGCTCTTCCGTCAGAAGCCCGAGGCCTACCACGACTTCTACGCCGCCGTGCCGGTGGAGATGCAGATGCGCGGGACGTACCACGAGCTCGCGACCTTCCTCGATCGGGTGAAGCGGCTCGACCGCATCGTGAACGTGACGGACATCCACCTGACGAAGCCGCACATCGACAACGAGCGCATGCTGCTCGAGGCGACCTGCATGGTGACCACCTTCCGCTTCCTCGACGAGGCCGAGCGGCAGAAGCTGCTCGAGGAGAAGAAGAAGAAAGAGGGCGGGAAGGGCGCGTGAGGATGTCCATGAGCCGACGGATGGTCTGGGGTCTACTGCTGGCGGTCGGGATCGCGACCGCAGCTCGGGCGCAGGCGCGGAGCGGCGTCGTGCCGGCGGTCGAGCCCGCGCCGGCGGCCGAACCGGCACGGGCCGTCGAGCCGGAGGACGATCCACCCTACGACTCCGCGGGGCGGCGTGACCCGTTCAAGCCGCCGCGGGCGGTGACGGCCACGCTGTCGGGGGAGGCCCGCACGCCGCTCCAGCGCTACGAGGTCGGACAGCTCAGGCTGGTGGCCATCATCTACGAGGCGCACGAGCCGCGCGCCGTCGTCGAGGACGACGACGGGCTCGGCTACATC contains:
- the def gene encoding peptide deformylase, with the translated sequence MPLRPILAYPDSLLKQRAAPVACIGSDVVRLIEDLTETMYAAPGVGLAATQVGVSQRVIVLDVHDEDESPGKRLLKLINPEIVEREGTIVWEEGCLSVPDLTAPVTRARRVLVRAWTPEEQEVEVEGEELLAVALQHEIDHLEGKLFLDRLSRLKRDLYRARRRKLERQGRKGATGARPVLI
- the priA gene encoding primosomal protein N'; translation: MHGLVQIAPLPPVPLHDLFTYRVPEPLRPLVRPGMRVRMPLGRQTRTGVVAGFVDVAPPGELRPILDVLDADPFVPPDLLELCRWTAGYYLASLAEVLAAVVPVALPAPGRERVVRLLRRLTPEEEAALARRAPARARAYRVLCAAPGGELGGQAARAGGLDAPAVRALVAAGLAEAGLRPRRRPPGAETAAPRPALAPAQRSALDAIAAAIASRDAASFLLHGVTGSGKTEVFLAAAEHTLAAGRDVLLLVPEIALTHQLVDRVRARFGDALAVLHSGLGPRERWDEWRRVRHGGARLVVGARSAVFAPLPRLGLVVVDEEHDPAYKQEDGLRYNARDVGIVRARLARAVVVLASATPSAESYQAARDGRHVLLELPDRPTAHPLPPIELVRLRGRPPGLLTDELSAALAANLARGEQTLVFLNRRGFAAYLQCPACGVAATCPHCSVTLTWHRAARALVCHHCHHRRRPPPACPACGGPPLAAFGVGTEQIEAALRAVHPLAAVERLDRDAAQRPGAQRRILGSWQSGDTDILVGTQMVSKGHDVPGVTLVAVLLADLSLNVPDFRAAERTFQLLVQVAGRAGRGDAPGRVIVQTFRPEHPSVAAAATHDYAGFMARELERRRALGYPPFSRLVNLRLEGRDGARVEHAAREVAARLRRQARALQLADDAVLGPAPPPVERVRGRYRWQILLRAPDVRALRALARLAAACGPALGRAHVRLAVDVDPYSML
- the pilM gene encoding type IV pilus assembly protein PilM, yielding MQPLAEKRVVSGLPGVAPRLLLDGQPLLSAHEKTWPRWARPGLLVSGLRSSPERRHVGCTSCPPDASEWEKTLATLANYALTSRRAGRILAAGFRSRAPARLEGVGCGDEEDQALAPAEGVTPRSLVRRVLAAKLSNPFRRAAGFLVLDIGSSSVKLAEVHHGPSGPRLATLDMAPLPPTVVQSNVVQDEGPVVDAVRAIMARRGVQARQVITAVPGPAVMVKKVLLPAQTGAAVESAVLAEAGHLIPDSLDNVNLDYQVIDLIEAGNKMEVLVVAVKKEIINSYTNAIRAADLEPVVVDVDYFALENMFELNYDPPGGHPLALVNIGARYSSINILKNGRSTFTGDVPVGGAEYNDALVRQLGVSPADAEALKQGRAAGGADPAAAEQVLASVTELIVEEIQRALSFFWTAATDEPLGAVFLSGGPARMPGLSAELKQRLDCVVEVADPFRRAQVERRVDRLLIEASGPSLAIAVGLATRRPGDK
- a CDS encoding methionyl-tRNA formyltransferase, with the protein product MTPWRIVFMGTPAFACPILEHLLARPDPVVAVVSQPDRPRGRGLALVAPETKRLALAHGVPVLQPERVRDAVFQEQLRRLAPDLIVVAAYGKILPRPVLDIPPHGAINVHASLLPRHRGAAPVQWAILAGDRVTGVAIMVMNEEMDAGDILLERQTPIADDDTAGTLGDRLAHLGAAALAEAIDGLQKGTLRPRPQPTEGVTFAPRIEREQGRLDWWRPAEELARVVRAFAPVPSAFTTFGGRVLKVHRAVPEPGPAAAPPGAVLDTGPGGILVMTGAGRLRLLEVQLEGRRRLAAADFLAGHPVPPGTCLGAA
- a CDS encoding pilus assembly protein PilP, whose translation is MSMSRRMVWGLLLAVGIATAARAQARSGVVPAVEPAPAAEPARAVEPEDDPPYDSAGRRDPFKPPRAVTATLSGEARTPLQRYEVGQLRLVAIIYEAHEPRAVVEDDDGLGYILKAGTLVGANGGHVRTIERGRIVIEEDSVDFYGEHHPTDVVLELRTAERGKR
- a CDS encoding PilN domain-containing protein, which translates into the protein MIRINLLPAEDAARAAGRRHDLALGVLVLAMATFGLIVAHTWQRARVVVAEREQRRITQELVAIQGPYADVTRMEQQKQELREKLRVIAELEARKVGPVRLLEDLSGATPDKLWLLEFADTGGAVKISGLGVDEQTVADFLRRLASSPYFRRIDLEETSQVDQDGIKHKKFVISGEIDYTGGGPRGATEASAARPGKGPGAGR